In the genome of Pontibacter actiniarum, the window CTGCTTTGCTATATTCGGCTTGTTAAAAAGGAGGAGAAACTATGGATTTCGGAAGGCTTTCAGACATCAGCCGTGTAGACTTTACGCTGCCACCCAACCACCCGGAAACGCTGCCGCTGTTACAGCAGTCTGGCAGCTACCTGAAGCCAGAAGTATACGTGGGCTTGCCGGTGTGGGTAAACAAAGCCTGGGTAGGCAAATACTATCCACCTAAGATGCCTGAAAAGGAATCGCTGCAGTGGTATGCCAAGCAGTTTAACACCATAGAGCTTAACAGCACGCACTACCACATCCCCAGTCCCGACACCATCGACCGCTGGCGAAACGTGGTGCCGCACGGGTTTAAGTTCTGCCCGAAGTTTCCGCAACTTATCAGCCACGAAGCCGCCCTGCGCAGCACCCAAGATGTAACCGCTGCTTTTTGCGGAGCTATCGCTGGCCTGGAAGATAAATTAGGTAGCGCCTTTCTGCAGTTGCCTCCATACTTCGCACCCAAACAACTGGCTGACCTAGAAGCTTTTCTTGCCTTTATACCTGAAAGCATACCTGTTACCGTAGAGTTGCGCCACGAAGGCTGGTTTACAGACAACGTAGCGAACTTAGAGCTCTTTGAGGTGCTCGAGAGGTATAAAGTCGGAACAGTATTGACCGATGTGGCCGGAAGGAGAGATGTGCTGCACATGCGGCTTACCACGCCTT includes:
- a CDS encoding DUF72 domain-containing protein — translated: MDFGRLSDISRVDFTLPPNHPETLPLLQQSGSYLKPEVYVGLPVWVNKAWVGKYYPPKMPEKESLQWYAKQFNTIELNSTHYHIPSPDTIDRWRNVVPHGFKFCPKFPQLISHEAALRSTQDVTAAFCGAIAGLEDKLGSAFLQLPPYFAPKQLADLEAFLAFIPESIPVTVELRHEGWFTDNVANLELFEVLERYKVGTVLTDVAGRRDVLHMRLTTPSAMVRFVGNGLHPTDYTRIDAWVERLEEWFENGLRQLYFFVHEPDNTLAPELATYLIEKLNKVCGFDLKLPKKYVQPVQGELF